CCGTGGGATCAACGGCTGTGCCTGGTGCCGGACGGGGATCTGTTCAAGGCCCTCAGGGCGGGCACCGCGTCGGTGGTCACCGACCGGATCGAGCGCTTCACCGCCGACGGCATCCGGCTGGAATCGGGGGCCGAACTGCCCGCCGATATCGTGGTGACCGCGACGGGGCTGGATCTGCTGGCGCTGGGCGGCATCGCGCTCACCGTCGACGGCCGCGAGATCGCGCCGCCCGACACCATGGCCTACAAGGGCATGATGCTGTCGGGGGTGCCGAACTTCGCGTTCACCATCGGCTACACCAATGCCTCCTGGACGCTCAAGGCCGATCTGGTCGCCGAATTCGTCTGCCGGTTGTTGCGGCACATGGACATTCACGGCTACGACCGGGCCACGCCCTGGCCCGATCCGAGCGTGACCACCGGCCCGCTGCTGGACTTCCAGGCCGGATACGTGCTGCGCGCCCTGGACCGCTTCCCCAAGGCCGGCTCGCGCGCGCCCTGGCGGCTGGGCATGAACTACGCCCAGGACGTGATCACGCTGCGGCACGGCCGGATCGAGGACGGCGCCCTGCGCTTCGGCCACCGCGCGCGAGCCGGGGCGGCGCGCGCCGCGACCGGACCGACCGCGGATGCCGAACAGGTCGAACTACGCTGATGCTCGTGACCCGTGCCGAACCCACCGCGAGGGCCGAATCCGGCGCCGAACCCGACTCCGCGTTCCGGCGGCGGCTGCTGGACGCCATGGCCGACGCGGTGCGCGAGCGCGGGTACCGGGACACCACGGTCGCCGACGTGGTGCGGCTGGCCCGCACCTCCCGGCGCACCTTCTACGAGCACTTCGCCGACAAACAGGACTGTTTCGTCGCCCTGCTGTCGGAGCGCAACAACGACACCATCGAGCAGATCTACGCGGCCGTGGACCCCACCGCACCCTGGGATGTACAGGTGCATCAGGCCATCGAGTCGTGGATCGGGGCCTCGCGGGTGGACACCTCCATCACGCTGGCCTGGATCCGCGACACCCCGGCGCTGGGGGAGCGGGCCCGGCAGCTGCATCGCGAGGCGGCCGAGGCGTTCACCGCCCTGATCCAGAACCTCACGGCCACACCGGAATTCCAGTCCGCCGGGCTGCATCCGCCGGACAAGCAGATGGCGACCATCCTCTACGGCGGCTTCCGTGAGCTCATCGCCTCCACCGTGGAGGACGGGCGCGACGTCACCGAGATCATCGCGGTGGCGGTGGACACCGCGCTCGCGCTGGTCGGTCCCCGCTACCGAGCCTGACCGATCAGCCGTTGCGCGGGCGCGCCCGGAAGTGGGCGCGTTCACCCTGTTTGCCGAAGAGACTGAGGAATTCGACCGGCTCGTCGTCGGCCGCGCCGAACCAGTGCGGTTCGCGGGTGTCGAATTCGGCGGCCTCGCCGGGCTGCAGGACCAGATCGTGCGCGCCGAGCACGAAGCGCAACCGGCCGTTGAGGACGTAGAGCCATTCGTAGCCCTCGTGGGTCTGCGGCGTCGGCTCCCGGCGGCCGGAATTCGGCCCCAGGATGATCTTGAAGGCTTGGATGCCGCCGACCCGGCGGGTCAGCGGCAGCATCTGCATGCCGCCGCGGTTGATCGGGCGCATGTGCACGCGCGGGTCGCCGGTCGGCGGGGCGTCCACCAGTTCGTCGAGGGTGACATTGTGGGCGCGGGCCAAGGGCAGCAGCTGTTCCAGAGTCGGGCGGCGGGCGCCGGACTCGAGGCGGGACAGGGTGCTGACCGAGATGCCGGTCTCGGCCGACAGTTCCGCCAGCGTGGTCTCGCGTTGTCTGCGCAGTTCACGCAGCCGCGGACCCACCCCTTCCAGGGCCCGGTCCAGATCGTCGTTCATCACCCGAGTTTGCCATAACGGCAAAGAAGGTTGCCAGCATCGCGGGATGCGTCGCATCGTCGTAGCCAGGAGGTGGTCATCGATGAGCGATGAGCTGAACAGCGGTTATGACGTAGTGGTGGTCGGCGGCGGCGCCGCGGGCCTGAATGCGGGGTTGATGCTGGGGCGGGCCCGGCGCAGCGTCGCGGTGATCGACGCGGGCCGTCCGCGCAACGCGCCCGCCGACGGCGTGCACGGCCTGTTCGCCCGCGAGGGTGTGCCGCCCGCCGAGCTGCTGGCGCGCGGGCGGGCCGAGGTGCGCCAGTACGGCGGCGCGGTGGTCTCCGGTGAGGTGAGCGGAATCGTCCGGGACGGAGCGGAATTCGTCGTCACCCTGGCCGACGGCCGAGCCACACGGGCACGGCGGCTGCTGGTGACCTCGGGGCTGGTCGACGAACTGCCCCCGATTCCGGGCCTGCGCGAGCGCTGGGGTCGCGATGTGATCCACTGCCCGTACTGCCACGGCTGGGAGGTGCGCGATCAGCCGATCGGCGTCCTGGGCCGGGGCCCCATGGGAATTCACCTCGCGCTGCTGTTCCGGCAGTGGAGCGACGATGTGGTGTACTTCGCCCACACCAATACCCCGCCGACCGCCGAGGAAGCAGAACAGCTGGCGGCCAGGGGAGTTCGCGTCGTGGACGGTGAGATCGCGGCCGTCGAGGTGGCCGACGACCGAATCACCGGTGTCCGGCTGGCCGACGGCAGCCTGGTGCGGCGGACGGTGCTGGCCGCGCCGACCCGCATGGTCGCCCGCGCCGGATTCCTCGCCGACCTGGGCTTGCGGCCGACCGAACATCCCAGTGGCATGGGCGAATACCTCGTGGCCGACCAGTTCGGGCGCACCGAGGTGGCGGGGGTGTGGGCGGCGGGCAATGTCACCGATCTGGCCGCCCAGGTGGGCGCGGCCGCGGCGGCCGGGGCCATGGCCGGCGCGCAGATCAATGCCGATCTGGTGACCGAGGAGACGCGCCGCGCGGTCGAGGAGCATCGCGCCCTGACAGCGCTGTGAGTCGGGCCGCGGTGTGAGTCGGCCCGCGGTGTGAGTCAGCCCTGGGGCGTGAAGATCGCCGGGAGCGCGCCGGAGCACAGGGCGGCCGCGAGACTGTCCGCGGCGTCCTTGGTGAAGTTCCCGACGATCTGCGTCTCCCCGGTGACGGTCGGCGCCTGGACGAGGGGTGCGGACACGACCTGCGAGTCGACGGCGAAGGCGAACTGCTTGCCGACGTTCGCGGTCGTGAACCGGGCGAACTGGTCCGTGCCGAGGCCGGTGAAGGTGACGGTCACCCCGTAGCGGGCGGTGCGAGTGTCCATGGCGCCCTTGGCATCGGCGATCTCGCGGCCGTCGACCGCCGCCGGGCCCAGCAGGTAGACCGCATCGCCGGTATTGGCGCAGGTCACCAGCGGCAGGGTGGCGTCGTCGGCGCCCCGCAGCGGATCCGGTCGCGCACAGTCGATTCCGGCGAGGGCGGCGGTCTGGGTCGCGGGATCGGCGCTCTGCCGAATCTCCTTGCCCGGCATGGTCTTCCCGGGCCCGGGCTGAAAGTTCTTGGTGGACAACACCGGCCGGATCAGTACGCGTCCGGTCTCGCCGAGCAGGCGCGCCGTCGTCCCGTCGTCGCCGGACACGGTGATGGTCAGCATGTCGGCGTCGACATCGACGGTGGTCTTCGGCAGTCCCGATCCCGCCGCGCGCTTGCGCACCACCTGCCGGGCCTGATCCATGGTGGCCGCCGACGGAATGGTCCCGTCGGTATTGCGTCCGACGAAGGCGACGGCCGTGCCCGACTTGTCCTGTCCGCCACAGGCGCTCGCCCCCGCCGCGACCATCAGTGCGACGATCACCGCCGCCACCGCGCGACCGATCGATCTCGACGAACTCATTGAGCACCCTTCGTGTCGCCCAGCAGCCGTTCGAGGCCGCCGATGAGGAACACCACCTGATCCTCGTAGAGCGCGGCCAACTCCTGCGCGGGCGGTGCGGCCGCGCCGGGATGCCAGTCGTCGGCGCGCGCCAGGGCCTGCAGGAAACCCATGAGCGCGACGGCCCAGCGCGCATCCAGCCGTTCCGGATCGGAGTGCGGAAAAGCGCGGCGCAGCTGGGCGAGCAGGCGTTCGGGCAGGTCGGCCTCGGCGGCGGTGAGCGCCGGATGCGCGTGCAGCGACAGCTGCGTGACGATCTTCACCCAGCGCATGCCCCGGATCCGGTGGCGCAGCAGCAGGTCCCGATACGGCTCGGTGACCGCGCGCACCAGCGCCTCCGCGGTCGGCGGGGTGTCGAGGGCGGCGAGCCGATCGGCATTGGCGCGAATGCGATCGCGCAGGGCCGCGCCGAGATCCAGCAGCACCGCCGCGATCAGATCGTCCTTGGTGCCGAAGTGGTAGTTGACCGAGGACGGGCCCAGGCCCGCCGCCGCGTTCACCGCGCGCACCGAGACCGCGTCCACGCCGTGCGCCGCGAACAGCCGCTCGGCGGTGCGCACCAGCCGGGCGCGGGTCGCGGCGCCCGCGCGGTTGCGCGGGGTGCCCGCGCGGTTCGGCATCTGGACGCTCACCCGACGAGCTTGGCACACCGGCCGAATCGGACCCGGCCGGGCCGTCTCCCACTCACCGGGACAGCTCGAGTTCTGGATCACTTGATCCAGTTTTACTCGGGGTACCGCACCGGGCGACGACGCCCGGCGCACTCGGGTAAGGAGATCCACCGTGTGGACCGCTGATTCGATGAGATTCGGGGCCTTCCTCGCGCCCTATCACCCCCTCGACGCCGATCCCGCGCTGCAGTTGCGCCGCGATATCGACCTCATGGAGCATCTCGATCACCTCGGCTTCGACGAGGCGTGGATGGGTGAGCATCATTCGACCGGCGCCGAAATCGTGCCCGCCCCCGACGTTTTCATCGCCGCGGCCGCCGAGCGCACGCGACGGCTGCGCTTCGGCACCGGGGTGGTGTCGCTGCCGTATCACCATCCGCTGGTCACCGTGGACCGGATCACGCAGCTGGATCTGCAGACGCGCGGCCGACTCATCTTCGGCACCGGGCCGGGCAAGATTCCGCTCGACGCGCACATGATGGGCATCGACCCGTCGACCCAGCGCCGCCGCCAAGGCGAAGCGCTGGAAGCGATTCTGGCGCTGTTGCGTGGTGACGTGGTGAACATGCGGACCGACTGGTTCACGCTGCGCGACGCGCGGGCGCAGCTGCCGACCTACGATCCCGCGGGCATCGAGGTCGCGACCGCGTCCACCATCTCGCCCAACGGCTCGGTGCTGGCGGGCACGCACGGGCTGTCGCTGCTGTCGCTGGCGGCCAGCTCGCCCATGGGTTTCGAAGTGCTGGACCGCAATTGGGGCGTCTACGAGACGGTGTGCGCCGAGCACGGGCACACCGCGGATCGGTCGCGCTGGCGGCTGGTCAACCCGATCTTCCTGGCCGAATCGCGCGCCGACGCCGAGCGGGCGGTGAGCCGGCGCATCGGGTCCATGGCCGCCTACGTCAACCGGCAGACCGGTGAGCGGCCGGCGTGGGCGGACAGCCCGCGCGGGATCATCGAGCGGTGGCGCACCGACAGCCTCGGTGAATTCGGGCAGGCCGTCATCGGCACGCCGGACGAGGCGATCGCCCGCATCGAGGCGCTCATCGAGAAGACCGGCGGCTTCGGCACTTTCCTGGTGCTGCACGTGGACATGGCGAGCTGGGAGGACACCAAGCGCAGCTACGAGCTGTTCGCCTCGGAGGTGATCCCGCATTTCAAGAACCGCAACCGGCGGCGCGAGGACAGCCTCCAGTACGCGGCCGACCATCGGGAGCTGCTGATCGGGCAGCTGGTCACCGCGATCACCAAGGCGCACACCGACTACTACGGCGATACCGCCGCGACGGGAGCGTGACGCCATGCGCGCCACCCAGTTTCTCGACGGCCGATTCACCACCGCGGAGGTCGCCGAGCCGCCCGCGCCGGGGCCCGGACAGCTGCGGATCACCGTGGCCGCGTGCGGGATCTGCGGCAGCGATCTGTCCATGTCGAAGGATCCGTGCCGGTTCGTGCGGGTGGCCGAGGACAGCGGCTATCCCCTCGCCACTTTCGATACCGACCGGCCGGTGGTGCTCGGGCACGAGTACGCGGGCACCGTCGCCGAAATCGGGCCCGGCGTCACCGATTTCGCGGTGGGGGACCGGGTCGCGGGCATCGGACTGGCCACCGAGCAATCGACTGGCATCCCGACCATCATCGGGTATTCGAACGAGTATCACGGGGCGTTCGGGGAGAGCATCGTCGTGGACGGGTACTGGGTGCGCAGGGTGCCGGACGCGCTCTCGCTCGACCACGCGACGCTGGCCGAGCCGCTGCACGTCGGGGAGATGCACGTGCAGCAGTCCGGGCTCACCGCCGCGGATTCCGCGCTCGTGATCGGCTGCGGGACCATCGGACTCGGGGCCGTCATCGCCGCCAAGGCGCACGGGGCGCGGCTGGTGGTGGCGTCGGAACCCTCACCCGCACGCCGCGAACTGGCGCGGGCGGTGGGCGCGGACATCGTGGTCGATCCGAACGAACAGGACCCCATCGCGGCCTGGACCGCCGCGGCAGCGCAGGCGGATTCGGTGGTGGGACAATCCGGTCCGGGCATTCTCATCGCCTACGAATGCAGTGGCCGAGCGGGCATGCTCGGAACATTGATGCGCACCCTGCCGTTCAATTCGCGCATTCAGGTGCTGGCCGCGCCGTTCGACGACGAGCCGATCATCCCGGTGGTCGGGCAGTTCCGGCGCATCGCCGTCAATTTCGGGCACGGGCCCTACGCGAACGCCTACGACATCACCCTCGACCGGCTGGCCTCCGGTGCGATCGACGCCGAGGCGTTGATCACCGGGCGCGTCGGACTCGACGGGATCGCCGACGCGTTCACCGCGCTGCGCCACCCCGACACCCACGTGAAGATCCTGGTGCTGCCGACCCGGTGAGAAAGGACTCAGCCGCCGGGTTCGGGGCAATCGGCAAACGACGGGTTAGGCTGGCGAAATGTCGGCTAACAATGCAGGCGAGACGGACGCAGCCGTGGCGCAAGCCCAGGTGATTGCCCTGTGCAATCAGAAGGGCGGGGTCGGCAAGACCACCTCCACGGTCAATCTGGGTGCGGCGCTTGCCGAGTGCGGGCTGCGGGTGTTGCTGGTGGATCTGGATCCGCAGGGGGCCTTGTCGGCGGCCCTCGGGGTGGCGCACCACGACCTCGACCTGACGGTGTACGACCTGCTCACCCGCACCGCACCGCCCATCGACGACGTGCTGATGAAGACCGGGGTGCACAATCTGCACCTGCTGCCCAGCAATATCGACCTGTCGGCCGCGGAGATTCAACTCGTCAACGAGGTCGGGCGCGAGCATTCGCTGGCGCGGGTGCTCGACCCCCTCCGCGACCGCTACGACTACATCCTCATCGACTGCCAGCCGTCGCTGAGCCTGCTCACCGTCAACGCGCTCGCCTGCGCCGACGGCGTGATCGTGCCGATGGAATGCGAGTTCTTCTCGCTGCGCGGGCTGGCGCTGCTCAACGACACCATGGAAAAGGTTCGGGAACGGCTGAATCCGAAGCTCGAGCTATCCGGGATCGTGGTCACCATGTACGACTCGCGGCTGCTGCACTCGCGGCAGGTGCGCGACCGGGTGGCCGAATCCTTCGGGGATCTGCTGTTCGAGACGGTCATCTCGCGGACCGTGCGGTTCCCGGACTCCACCATCGCCGGTGAGCCGCTGACCCAATGGGATCCGAAATCGCGTGGCGCCGAGCAGTATCGGGAACTGGCGCAGGAATTCCTGCGGCGCTCCGGGCAGCCGGGCTCGCAGATGATGATGTCGACGCTCAACTGAGAACGTCGGCGAGGCAGTAGCCCTGGGCCGCGGCGCGCAGGGCGAAGGTCATGACCGTGGTGACGTTCGCGGAATTCGTCACCGGGACGGTCACTTCCGCGCCGGTGTCGCCGGTGCGACGGGCGGTCATGTGGTCGTTGTCGAACGCGATGGTTCCGGTGAGCCGGCCCGGATTGGCCGCCAGCACCGAACCGCCGCACACCAGCGGATACTTGCCCTCGGTGTCGTCGGGTTGCAGGGGCTGGCCCACCCAGCGCGCCAGGTAGCGGCGAACCGTATAGCGGGCATCGTCCTCGGAGAGTCCCGGTTGGGCGGCCGGCGCGGGAGCGGCCGTCGTGGGCGCGGCGGTCGGGGGCGCGACCGTGGTGACCGCCGGTGAGGTGGTGCCGAGCGTATCGAGTGAGCCGACCGGCGGGGCGAACCGCTCGGTGGTCGCGGGGGTGGTGTGCGCGCTGTCGGTACAGCCGAGGGTCATGGCGCACAGGGCGAAAGCGGGCAGCATCGTCAGCGCGCGGAATCCAAGCCGGGTCACCGTCACCACGATAGCGGTGTCGCCGATCTCGCCCCGGCATTGTCGATCTCGCTCCGGCATTGTCGATATTGGCCCGGCATCCGAAGATCGAACGTACGCTCGGTTTGCGGACCGGACGTCCGCTCAGTCGAAGTCGCCGGGGTGATCGCCGATGCCTGCCGTATTGGAAGCCGAAGGGCTGTACAAGCGGTACGGCGGGGTGGAAGCGTTGCGCGGGGCCGGTTTTCAGGTCTCGGCGGGCGAGGTGGTCGCGCTCATCGGGGACAATGGGGCGGGGAAATCGACGCTGGTCAAATGCCTTTCCGGGGCCGAACAGCCCGACGGCGGCCGAATTCTGCTGGAGGGCAAGCCGGTTCGGCTCGCCTCACCGGTCGCGGCGCGGCGACTGGGTGTGGAGACGGTTTATCAGGACCTCGCGGTCGCACCCGACCTGGATCCCGCGGCCAACCTGTTCCTGGGACGGGAGCTGTTCCGCAGTGGGCTGCCGGGGCGGCTCGGCATGCTCGATCGCAAGCGGATGAGAGCGCAAGCGGCCGAACACTTTCAGCGGCTCAGCGTGGAACTGCAGCGCGACGACGTGCCGATCGGGTCGCTGTCGGGCGGGCAGCGCCAGGCGGTCGCGGTGGCGCGCGCGGTCCTGTGGGCCAGCAAGGTCGTGTTCATGGACGAGCCGACCGCGGCGCTGGGCGTGGTGCAGCGCGAGCGGGTGCTGGATGTCGTTCGGCGCGTGCGGGATCAGGGCGTCGCGGTGGTGCTGATCAGCCACAACATGCCGGAGGTGCTGGCGGTCGCCGATCGTATCGAGGTGCTGCGGCTGGGGCGGCGGGTGGCGCGGTTCACCGCGGCCGACGCCACCCTCGAACAGCTGGTCGGGGCCATGACCGGTGCGCTGACCACGGAGGACGACTCGTGACATGGCAAGGGGCCCTGCGGCGGCTGGCCGGGACCGGCACGTTCTGGATCGGGATCGTGCTGGTGATCCTGTATCTGGCCTTCAGCATCGCCCGCCCCGACGCCTTCCCGACCCGCTTCACCTTCCAGACGCTGCTGATCGAAACCTCGGTGCTGCTGGTGCTGTCGATCGGCATGACCTTCGTGATCGTCACCGCCGGAATCGATCTGTCCGTCGGCATGGTGCTGATCTTCTCCGGGGTGCTCGCCGCCAAGACCATGGAGTGGTTGAGCCCGGGCGGCGACGCCACGCACGCCGGATGGGGGATCATCGGCCTGGGCCTGCTGCTGTCCCTCGCGGGCGGCGCGATCTGGGGCCTGGTGAACGGATTCCTGGTGGCCAAGGCCAAGATTCCGCCGCTGATCGTCACCCTCGGCTCGTTCGGGGCGGCGCTGGGCGCGGCCCAGTTGATCACCGGCGGGGTCGATACCCGCACCGTGCCCGAGAAGCTGCGCGACTCACTGGGTTTCGGCACCGTGCTGGGCGGGATTCCCGATCTGGTGCTGGTGGCCGCCGTCATCACCCTGGTCGGCGCATGGCTGCTGCACACCACTCGTTTCGGCCGCTACACCTACGCCATCGGCTCCAATGCCGAGGCCGCCCGCCGCGCCGGGATCGGGGTCACCCGGCATCTGGTGCTGGTGTATCTGATGGCCGGAATGCTCTCGGGGCTGGCGGGTTTCATGAACCTCGCCTACTTCGGCACCACCACCATCGCCGGGCACGGCACCGACAATCTGGACGCCATCGCGGGCGTGGTGATCGGCGGGACCAGCCTGTTCGGCGGGGTCGGGTCGGTGCTGGGCACCGTGATCGGGGTGTTCATTCCGTCCGTATTGCGCAAGGGCTTCGTCATCGTGGGGGTGCCGGTGTTCTGGCAGCCCATCGCGGTGAGCGTCGTGCTCGTGGCGGCCGTGTGGTTCGACCAGATCCGCAGGCGGTCCCGAGACCGGAAATAACAAGCACACAGTTCGAAGGTGAGGGCCTGATGACGAGGACAGGACGGGCGGCCATTGTGGCCGCGGTGGCCGTGGCGGTGGCCGGGTTACTGGCGGGATGCGGTGGCTCCGTGACCAATTCGGGCAAGGCCGACACCAAGAAGCTGGTGCTCATTCCCGGCGTCGCCAACGAACCCTTCTACATCTCCATGCAGTGCGGCGCCCAGGACGAGGCCAAGAAGCTCGGCTACACCCTCGACACCCAGGCCCCCGCCCAATTCGACGCCTCCCTGCAAACCCCGATCGTCACCGGCGTCATCGCCAACAAGCCCGGCGCGATCCTCATCGCGCCGACCCACGCCCAGGCCATGGCCAGCCCGATCAAGCAGGCCAAGGACGCGGGCATCAAGGTGATCGAGGTCGACACCGCGTTGCAGGACACCTCCATCGCCCTGTCGTCCATCGCCTCCGACAATGTCAAGGGCGGGCAGCTCGCCGCGCAGACCCTCGCGAAACTGGTGGGGGACAAGGGATCCGTGCTGGTGATCAACACCAAGGCCGGCACCTCCACCACCGACCAGCGCGCCCAGGGCTTCGAGGACGAACTGAAGGCGAGCCACCCCGGCATGACGTCGCTGGGCGTCCAGTACAACAACAACGAAGCGGCGCAAGCGGCCTCGATCGTGACCGCCACCCTGGCCGCCCACCCCGACCTGGCCGGCATCTTCGCCACCAACCTCAGCTCCGCCGAGGGCGCCGCCACCGGCCTGCGCAACGCCGGCAAACTCGGCCAGGTCAAGGTCGTCGGCTTCGACGCCAGCCCCAAACAGGTCCAGGACCTCTCCGACGGCACCGTCCAGGCCCTCATCGCCCAAAACCCCGGCGACATCGGCAAACAGGGCGTCGACCAGGCCGCCGCCGCCCTCGAGGGCAAGCCCGTCACCCGCAACATCCAAACCGACATGATCGCCATCACCCACGACAACATGTCCGCCAACGACCAGTACTTCTACAAGTCGAAGTGCTGACCCGACGCCACCGTCCGACCCAATACCCAGGAGTGACACCATGTTCCGACAACTAGCCGCCACCACCCTGATCGCCGCCGCCCTGACCGGAGCCGGCGCCGGCCTCGCTTCGGCCGCCACCCCCGACACCGCCCCCGCCCCGGTGACCCCGGTAGCGGCCGGCCAAACCCAAGCTCTCGCAGGCGGACAGGTGGGCGCCGTCGTCGGCGGCGTAGCCGGCGCGGTGGTCGGCGTCCTCGCCGGCGGCGCCATCGGCTGC
This sequence is a window from Nocardia yunnanensis. Protein-coding genes within it:
- a CDS encoding ATP-binding cassette domain-containing protein — translated: MPAVLEAEGLYKRYGGVEALRGAGFQVSAGEVVALIGDNGAGKSTLVKCLSGAEQPDGGRILLEGKPVRLASPVAARRLGVETVYQDLAVAPDLDPAANLFLGRELFRSGLPGRLGMLDRKRMRAQAAEHFQRLSVELQRDDVPIGSLSGGQRQAVAVARAVLWASKVVFMDEPTAALGVVQRERVLDVVRRVRDQGVAVVLISHNMPEVLAVADRIEVLRLGRRVARFTAADATLEQLVGAMTGALTTEDDS
- a CDS encoding ABC transporter substrate-binding protein produces the protein MTRTGRAAIVAAVAVAVAGLLAGCGGSVTNSGKADTKKLVLIPGVANEPFYISMQCGAQDEAKKLGYTLDTQAPAQFDASLQTPIVTGVIANKPGAILIAPTHAQAMASPIKQAKDAGIKVIEVDTALQDTSIALSSIASDNVKGGQLAAQTLAKLVGDKGSVLVINTKAGTSTTDQRAQGFEDELKASHPGMTSLGVQYNNNEAAQAASIVTATLAAHPDLAGIFATNLSSAEGAATGLRNAGKLGQVKVVGFDASPKQVQDLSDGTVQALIAQNPGDIGKQGVDQAAAALEGKPVTRNIQTDMIAITHDNMSANDQYFYKSKC
- a CDS encoding ABC transporter permease, producing MTWQGALRRLAGTGTFWIGIVLVILYLAFSIARPDAFPTRFTFQTLLIETSVLLVLSIGMTFVIVTAGIDLSVGMVLIFSGVLAAKTMEWLSPGGDATHAGWGIIGLGLLLSLAGGAIWGLVNGFLVAKAKIPPLIVTLGSFGAALGAAQLITGGVDTRTVPEKLRDSLGFGTVLGGIPDLVLVAAVITLVGAWLLHTTRFGRYTYAIGSNAEAARRAGIGVTRHLVLVYLMAGMLSGLAGFMNLAYFGTTTIAGHGTDNLDAIAGVVIGGTSLFGGVGSVLGTVIGVFIPSVLRKGFVIVGVPVFWQPIAVSVVLVAAVWFDQIRRRSRDRK
- a CDS encoding ParA family protein; this translates as MSANNAGETDAAVAQAQVIALCNQKGGVGKTTSTVNLGAALAECGLRVLLVDLDPQGALSAALGVAHHDLDLTVYDLLTRTAPPIDDVLMKTGVHNLHLLPSNIDLSAAEIQLVNEVGREHSLARVLDPLRDRYDYILIDCQPSLSLLTVNALACADGVIVPMECEFFSLRGLALLNDTMEKVRERLNPKLELSGIVVTMYDSRLLHSRQVRDRVAESFGDLLFETVISRTVRFPDSTIAGEPLTQWDPKSRGAEQYRELAQEFLRRSGQPGSQMMMSTLN
- a CDS encoding NAD(P)/FAD-dependent oxidoreductase — protein: MSDELNSGYDVVVVGGGAAGLNAGLMLGRARRSVAVIDAGRPRNAPADGVHGLFAREGVPPAELLARGRAEVRQYGGAVVSGEVSGIVRDGAEFVVTLADGRATRARRLLVTSGLVDELPPIPGLRERWGRDVIHCPYCHGWEVRDQPIGVLGRGPMGIHLALLFRQWSDDVVYFAHTNTPPTAEEAEQLAARGVRVVDGEIAAVEVADDRITGVRLADGSLVRRTVLAAPTRMVARAGFLADLGLRPTEHPSGMGEYLVADQFGRTEVAGVWAAGNVTDLAAQVGAAAAAGAMAGAQINADLVTEETRRAVEEHRALTAL
- a CDS encoding LLM class flavin-dependent oxidoreductase, which produces MWTADSMRFGAFLAPYHPLDADPALQLRRDIDLMEHLDHLGFDEAWMGEHHSTGAEIVPAPDVFIAAAAERTRRLRFGTGVVSLPYHHPLVTVDRITQLDLQTRGRLIFGTGPGKIPLDAHMMGIDPSTQRRRQGEALEAILALLRGDVVNMRTDWFTLRDARAQLPTYDPAGIEVATASTISPNGSVLAGTHGLSLLSLAASSPMGFEVLDRNWGVYETVCAEHGHTADRSRWRLVNPIFLAESRADAERAVSRRIGSMAAYVNRQTGERPAWADSPRGIIERWRTDSLGEFGQAVIGTPDEAIARIEALIEKTGGFGTFLVLHVDMASWEDTKRSYELFASEVIPHFKNRNRRREDSLQYAADHRELLIGQLVTAITKAHTDYYGDTAATGA
- a CDS encoding SecDF P1 head subdomain-containing protein, which encodes MSSSRSIGRAVAAVIVALMVAAGASACGGQDKSGTAVAFVGRNTDGTIPSAATMDQARQVVRKRAAGSGLPKTTVDVDADMLTITVSGDDGTTARLLGETGRVLIRPVLSTKNFQPGPGKTMPGKEIRQSADPATQTAALAGIDCARPDPLRGADDATLPLVTCANTGDAVYLLGPAAVDGREIADAKGAMDTRTARYGVTVTFTGLGTDQFARFTTANVGKQFAFAVDSQVVSAPLVQAPTVTGETQIVGNFTKDAADSLAAALCSGALPAIFTPQG
- a CDS encoding TetR/AcrR family transcriptional regulator; amino-acid sequence: MTRAEPTARAESGAEPDSAFRRRLLDAMADAVRERGYRDTTVADVVRLARTSRRTFYEHFADKQDCFVALLSERNNDTIEQIYAAVDPTAPWDVQVHQAIESWIGASRVDTSITLAWIRDTPALGERARQLHREAAEAFTALIQNLTATPEFQSAGLHPPDKQMATILYGGFRELIASTVEDGRDVTEIIAVAVDTALALVGPRYRA
- a CDS encoding alcohol dehydrogenase catalytic domain-containing protein, with amino-acid sequence MRATQFLDGRFTTAEVAEPPAPGPGQLRITVAACGICGSDLSMSKDPCRFVRVAEDSGYPLATFDTDRPVVLGHEYAGTVAEIGPGVTDFAVGDRVAGIGLATEQSTGIPTIIGYSNEYHGAFGESIVVDGYWVRRVPDALSLDHATLAEPLHVGEMHVQQSGLTAADSALVIGCGTIGLGAVIAAKAHGARLVVASEPSPARRELARAVGADIVVDPNEQDPIAAWTAAAAQADSVVGQSGPGILIAYECSGRAGMLGTLMRTLPFNSRIQVLAAPFDDEPIIPVVGQFRRIAVNFGHGPYANAYDITLDRLASGAIDAEALITGRVGLDGIADAFTALRHPDTHVKILVLPTR
- a CDS encoding helix-turn-helix domain-containing protein, with the translated sequence MNDDLDRALEGVGPRLRELRRQRETTLAELSAETGISVSTLSRLESGARRPTLEQLLPLARAHNVTLDELVDAPPTGDPRVHMRPINRGGMQMLPLTRRVGGIQAFKIILGPNSGRREPTPQTHEGYEWLYVLNGRLRFVLGAHDLVLQPGEAAEFDTREPHWFGAADDEPVEFLSLFGKQGERAHFRARPRNG
- a CDS encoding TetR/AcrR family transcriptional regulator, whose product is MSVQMPNRAGTPRNRAGAATRARLVRTAERLFAAHGVDAVSVRAVNAAAGLGPSSVNYHFGTKDDLIAAVLLDLGAALRDRIRANADRLAALDTPPTAEALVRAVTEPYRDLLLRHRIRGMRWVKIVTQLSLHAHPALTAAEADLPERLLAQLRRAFPHSDPERLDARWAVALMGFLQALARADDWHPGAAAPPAQELAALYEDQVVFLIGGLERLLGDTKGAQ